The Sebastes fasciatus isolate fSebFas1 chromosome 13, fSebFas1.pri, whole genome shotgun sequence genome includes a region encoding these proteins:
- the LOC141781618 gene encoding uncharacterized protein LOC141781618 — protein MAPKLSVQLLLLLAVATVTVVAQRRRPASTTTTNDEWNFRDGSEKVNMRNVANLTQILDNWRFDILTQMRGLLQNDHQSLLPDYARIQPLSEALDDLYKEFNALKAHLGDLTEKFSAIETFIDEVKTERATNPAPAPVPAAVPRQTGRRMIKKKATS, from the exons ATGGCCCCCAAACTGAGcgtgcagctgctgctgttactggcCGTGGCCACGGTAACGGTCGTGGCCCAGAGACGACGCCCGGCGTCGACGACCACCACCAACGACGAGTGGAACTTCAGGGATGGCT CTGAGAAGGTGAACATGCGCAATGTGGCCAACCTGACTCAGATCCTGGACAACTGGAGGTTCGACATCCTGACCCAGATGAGAGGACTTCTGCAGAACGACCACCAGTCTCTCCTCCCCGACTATGCCAG GATCCAGCCGCTGTCGGAGGCTCTAGATGACCTCTACAAGGAGTTCAACGCCCTCAAAGCTCACCTGGGCGACCTGACCGAGAAGTTCTCTGCCATAGAAACCTTCATCGACGAGGTCAAGACCGAACGCGCCACCAACCCGGCCCCGGCCCCAGTCCCGGCCGCTGTCCCCAGACAGACCGGGAGGAGGATGATTAAGAAGAAGGCCACTTCCTAA